A single genomic interval of Aegicerativicinus sediminis harbors:
- a CDS encoding replication-associated recombination protein A has product MNEPLAERLRPKTLEDYLSQPHLIGDNGVIKQQIKQGAIASMILWGPPGTGKTTLANLIAHASGRPFYTLSAINSGVKDVREVIEKAKNSGGLFTTKNPILFIDEIHRFSKSQQDSLLQAVEKGWVTLIGATTENPSFEVIPALLSRCQVYILNPFSKENLETLLKRAISRDDLLSKRSIDIKETEALIRLSGGDARKLLNIFELIINTFPPAEKIEITNEIVLQKIQQNVARYDKTGEQHYDIISAFIKSIRGSDPNAAVYWLARMIEGGEDVKFIARRMLILASEDIGNANPTALVMANNTFQAVSIIGYPEARIILSQCAVYLATSPKSNASYEAIGKAMQLVRETGDLSVPLHLRNAPTKLMKDLGYGENYKYAHSYDQNFIDQEFLPDEISNTTIYTPGTNQRENAQREFLKKRWKDKYKY; this is encoded by the coding sequence ATGAATGAGCCACTTGCAGAACGACTTCGACCCAAAACCTTAGAAGATTATTTAAGCCAACCACATTTAATTGGGGATAACGGAGTAATCAAGCAACAGATAAAACAAGGGGCAATAGCCTCTATGATTTTATGGGGGCCTCCAGGAACGGGAAAAACAACCTTGGCTAATTTAATTGCACATGCTTCAGGTCGTCCGTTTTACACCTTAAGTGCTATTAATTCAGGGGTAAAAGATGTACGGGAGGTAATAGAAAAAGCTAAAAATAGTGGTGGTTTATTTACAACCAAGAATCCCATTTTATTTATAGACGAAATTCATCGGTTTAGTAAATCCCAACAAGACAGTTTATTGCAAGCAGTGGAAAAAGGTTGGGTAACTTTAATTGGAGCCACTACAGAAAACCCAAGTTTTGAAGTTATCCCTGCCCTTCTCTCTCGTTGCCAAGTTTACATTTTAAACCCTTTTTCCAAGGAAAATTTAGAAACTCTTTTAAAAAGAGCAATTTCAAGAGATGACCTACTTTCTAAGAGATCAATAGACATTAAGGAAACTGAGGCTCTAATAAGACTTAGTGGTGGTGATGCTCGAAAATTGCTTAATATTTTTGAGTTGATTATCAATACATTTCCACCTGCAGAAAAAATTGAAATCACTAATGAGATTGTGCTTCAAAAAATTCAACAGAACGTAGCTCGATATGACAAAACAGGAGAACAACATTATGATATTATTTCCGCCTTTATAAAATCAATACGAGGAAGTGATCCCAATGCTGCTGTTTATTGGTTAGCTCGAATGATTGAAGGTGGCGAAGATGTAAAATTTATTGCAAGAAGAATGTTAATCCTTGCCAGCGAAGATATTGGAAATGCCAATCCAACTGCATTGGTTATGGCCAACAATACTTTTCAAGCGGTTTCAATTATAGGCTATCCAGAAGCAAGGATTATATTGAGTCAATGTGCCGTCTATTTAGCCACTTCTCCGAAGAGTAATGCCTCTTACGAAGCTATCGGAAAAGCTATGCAATTAGTTAGGGAAACAGGTGATTTATCAGTTCCCCTTCATTTACGAAATGCCCCAACAAAATTGATGAAAGATTTGGGATATGGTGAAAATTATAAGTATGCCCATAGTTATGACCAGAATTTCATCGACCAGGAATTCCTTCCTGACGAAATTTCAAATACAACCATTTATACACCTGGAACTAATCAACGGGAAAATGCCCAACGTGAATTTTTAAAAAAACGTTGGAAGGATAAGTACAAATACTAG